From the genome of Nicotiana sylvestris chromosome 2, ASM39365v2, whole genome shotgun sequence, one region includes:
- the LOC138885022 gene encoding uncharacterized protein, translating into MADRSKKRPLGIIVNVLVRVDKFILSTDFVILDCEVDYEVHVILGRPFLATGKALVDVETGELTFRVGNEKVVVHVCKSMKQPNSTEVCSFVDLVTAVIVDDTSAMINMEDPLEAVL; encoded by the coding sequence atggcggatcgatcgaagAAGCGACCTTTGGGAATTATTGTTAACGTGCTTGTCCGAGTGGACAAATTTATATTGTCGACCGACTTTGTGATtctggattgtgaggtggactatgaggttcatgttatcttgggaaggcctttccttgcaacggggaaggcattggttgatgttgaaacgggtgagctcactttccgagtgggaaaTGAAAAGGTTGTGGTCCATGTTTGCaagtctatgaagcaacccaatagcactgaggtgtgctcatttgtagaccttgtcacagctgtgattgtggatgataccagtgctatgatcaacatggaggatcctcttgaggccgtgctatAA